In the Arachis ipaensis cultivar K30076 chromosome B10, Araip1.1, whole genome shotgun sequence genome, one interval contains:
- the LOC107622851 gene encoding cystathionine gamma-synthase 1, chloroplastic isoform X3, with the protein MAVSSCSKVFSSSPFECRSDPDFSAPPPRFENLRSRCRLETASFRSLSLSLSPSLIFRFPPNFQRQLSTKARRNCSNIGVAQIVAASWSNNSPSSSSTAGAPASPAASVIDAAASATPISLSPAEVAGDEDVVVVAAAEEEEDGNGTVQFKGSVDTFSYSSLTDASKTIHAAERLGRGIVTDAITTPVVNTSAYFFKKTADLIDFKEKRQVSFEYGRYGNPTTVVLEEKISALEGAESTLIMASGMCASTVLLMALVPAGGHLVTTTDCYRKTRIFIETILPKMGISATIIDPADVGALESALEQHNVSLFFTESPTNPFLRCVDIKLVSELCHKKGALVCIDGTFATPLNQKALALGADLVVHSATKYIAGHNDVLGGCISGPDKLVSQIRNLHHVLGGTLNPNAAYLIIRGMKTLHLRVQQQNSTGLRMAKILEAHPKYDG; encoded by the exons ATGGCCGTTTCGAGTTGCAGCAAGGTTTTCTCTTCTTCCCCGTTCGAGTGCCGTTCGGATCCCGATTTCTCTGCTCCTCCGCCGAGGTTCGAGAACCTTCGCTCACGATGCCGCCTCGAAACGGCGTCGTTTCGGTCTCTCTCCCTCTCGCTTTCCCCTTCACTCATCTTCCGCTTCCCGCCAAATTTCCAGCGCCAGCTCAGCACCAAGGCCCGCCGCAACTGCAGCAACATCGGCGTCGCTCAGATCGTCGCTGCGTCGTGGTCCAACAACtctccctcctcctcctccaccgCCGGAGCTCCGGCGTCACCGGCGGCCTCCGTCATTGATGCCGCTGCCTCCGCCACCCCGATCTCCCTCTCCCCCGCCGAGGTCGCCGGCGACGAGGACGTTGTCGTCGTTGCCGCCGCCGAGGAGGAGGAAGATGGAAACGGGACTGTACAGTTTAAGGGTTCCGTTGACACTTTTTCTTATTCTTCGTTAACAGATGCAAGCAAAACCATTCATGCCG CTGAAAGGTTAGGTCGGGGCATTGTGACTGATGCTATTACGACCCCTGTAGTGAACACTTCTGCATACTTCTTTAAGAAAACCGCTGATCTCATTGATTTCAAG GAAAAACGCCAAGTTAGTTTTGAATATGGACGCTATGGAAACCCAACTACCGTGGTTTTGGAGGAGAAGATAAG TGCACTGGAAGGTGCTGAATCAACTTTGATCATGGCATCAGGCATGTGTGCCAGCACAGTCCTGCTGATGGCACTGGTGCCGGCTGGTGGACATCTGGTGACCACCACAGATTGCTACAGGAAGACTAGGATTTTCATTGAAACCATCCTTCCAAAGATGGGAATTTCT GCCACCATAATTGATCCTGCTGATGTTGGTGCCTTGGAATCTGCATTGGAACAGCacaat GTTTCATTGTTCTTCACTGAGTCTCCTACAAATCCATTCCTCAGATGTGTTGATATTAAGCTGGTTTCAGAGCTCTGCCACAAAAAAGGCGCTCTGGTCTGCATTGATGGTACATTTGCCACACCGTTGAACCAGAAGGCCCTTGCCCTTGGAGCTGATCTTGTGGTGCACTCTGCAACTAAGTACATTGCTGGACATAATGAT GTCCTTGGTGGTTGCATAAGTGGTCCCGATAAGTTGGTTTCACAAATTCGTAATTTGCATCATGTTTTGGGTGGTACTCTTAATCCA AATGCTGCATACCTAATCATTAGAGGCATGAAAACGCTGCATCTTCGTGTACAGCAGCAGAATTCAACAGGGTTGAGGATGGCCAAAATTTTAGAGGCACATCCCAAG TATGATGGATAA
- the LOC107622851 gene encoding cystathionine gamma-synthase 1, chloroplastic isoform X2, with translation MAVSSCSKVFSSSPFECRSDPDFSAPPPRFENLRSRCRLETASFRSLSLSLSPSLIFRFPPNFQRQLSTKARRNCSNIGVAQIVAASWSNNSPSSSSTAGAPASPAASVIDAAASATPISLSPAEVAGDEDVVVVAAAEEEEDGNGTVQFKGSVDTFSYSSLTDASKTIHAAERLGRGIVTDAITTPVVNTSAYFFKKTADLIDFKEKRQVSFEYGRYGNPTTVVLEEKISALEGAESTLIMASGMCASTVLLMALVPAGGHLVTTTDCYRKTRIFIETILPKMGISATIIDPADVGALESALEQHNVSLFFTESPTNPFLRCVDIKLVSELCHKKGALVCIDGTFATPLNQKALALGADLVVHSATKYIAGHNDNAAYLIIRGMKTLHLRVQQQNSTGLRMAKILEAHPKVKCVYYPGLPSHPEHELAKRQMTGFGGVVSFEIDGDLMTTIKFVDSLKIPYIAPSFGGCESIVDQPAIMSYWDLPQSERAKYGIHDNLVRFSFGVEDFEDLKDDILQALEAI, from the exons ATGGCCGTTTCGAGTTGCAGCAAGGTTTTCTCTTCTTCCCCGTTCGAGTGCCGTTCGGATCCCGATTTCTCTGCTCCTCCGCCGAGGTTCGAGAACCTTCGCTCACGATGCCGCCTCGAAACGGCGTCGTTTCGGTCTCTCTCCCTCTCGCTTTCCCCTTCACTCATCTTCCGCTTCCCGCCAAATTTCCAGCGCCAGCTCAGCACCAAGGCCCGCCGCAACTGCAGCAACATCGGCGTCGCTCAGATCGTCGCTGCGTCGTGGTCCAACAACtctccctcctcctcctccaccgCCGGAGCTCCGGCGTCACCGGCGGCCTCCGTCATTGATGCCGCTGCCTCCGCCACCCCGATCTCCCTCTCCCCCGCCGAGGTCGCCGGCGACGAGGACGTTGTCGTCGTTGCCGCCGCCGAGGAGGAGGAAGATGGAAACGGGACTGTACAGTTTAAGGGTTCCGTTGACACTTTTTCTTATTCTTCGTTAACAGATGCAAGCAAAACCATTCATGCCG CTGAAAGGTTAGGTCGGGGCATTGTGACTGATGCTATTACGACCCCTGTAGTGAACACTTCTGCATACTTCTTTAAGAAAACCGCTGATCTCATTGATTTCAAG GAAAAACGCCAAGTTAGTTTTGAATATGGACGCTATGGAAACCCAACTACCGTGGTTTTGGAGGAGAAGATAAG TGCACTGGAAGGTGCTGAATCAACTTTGATCATGGCATCAGGCATGTGTGCCAGCACAGTCCTGCTGATGGCACTGGTGCCGGCTGGTGGACATCTGGTGACCACCACAGATTGCTACAGGAAGACTAGGATTTTCATTGAAACCATCCTTCCAAAGATGGGAATTTCT GCCACCATAATTGATCCTGCTGATGTTGGTGCCTTGGAATCTGCATTGGAACAGCacaat GTTTCATTGTTCTTCACTGAGTCTCCTACAAATCCATTCCTCAGATGTGTTGATATTAAGCTGGTTTCAGAGCTCTGCCACAAAAAAGGCGCTCTGGTCTGCATTGATGGTACATTTGCCACACCGTTGAACCAGAAGGCCCTTGCCCTTGGAGCTGATCTTGTGGTGCACTCTGCAACTAAGTACATTGCTGGACATAATGAT AATGCTGCATACCTAATCATTAGAGGCATGAAAACGCTGCATCTTCGTGTACAGCAGCAGAATTCAACAGGGTTGAGGATGGCCAAAATTTTAGAGGCACATCCCAAG GTGAAGTGTGTCTACTATCCAGGCTTGCCAAGTCATCCCGAACATGAGCTTGCTAAAAGGCAGATGACTGGCTTTGGTGGTGTTGTCAGTTTTGAG ATTGATGGGGACCTAATGACCACCATAAAGTTTGTCGATTCGCTGAAAATTCCATATATAGCTCCATCCTTCGGTGGCTGTGAGAGCATTGTGGATCAACCTGCAATCATGTCTTACTG GGATCTTCCTCAATCTGAAAGGGCTAAGTATGGGATTCATGACAACTTGGTTCGGTTCAGCTTTGGAGTCGAAGACTTTGAAGATTTGAAGGATGATATCCTGCAGGCTCTGGAAGCCATATAG
- the LOC107622851 gene encoding cystathionine gamma-synthase 1, chloroplastic isoform X1 has translation MAVSSCSKVFSSSPFECRSDPDFSAPPPRFENLRSRCRLETASFRSLSLSLSPSLIFRFPPNFQRQLSTKARRNCSNIGVAQIVAASWSNNSPSSSSTAGAPASPAASVIDAAASATPISLSPAEVAGDEDVVVVAAAEEEEDGNGTVQFKGSVDTFSYSSLTDASKTIHAAERLGRGIVTDAITTPVVNTSAYFFKKTADLIDFKEKRQVSFEYGRYGNPTTVVLEEKISALEGAESTLIMASGMCASTVLLMALVPAGGHLVTTTDCYRKTRIFIETILPKMGISATIIDPADVGALESALEQHNVSLFFTESPTNPFLRCVDIKLVSELCHKKGALVCIDGTFATPLNQKALALGADLVVHSATKYIAGHNDVLGGCISGPDKLVSQIRNLHHVLGGTLNPNAAYLIIRGMKTLHLRVQQQNSTGLRMAKILEAHPKVKCVYYPGLPSHPEHELAKRQMTGFGGVVSFEIDGDLMTTIKFVDSLKIPYIAPSFGGCESIVDQPAIMSYWDLPQSERAKYGIHDNLVRFSFGVEDFEDLKDDILQALEAI, from the exons ATGGCCGTTTCGAGTTGCAGCAAGGTTTTCTCTTCTTCCCCGTTCGAGTGCCGTTCGGATCCCGATTTCTCTGCTCCTCCGCCGAGGTTCGAGAACCTTCGCTCACGATGCCGCCTCGAAACGGCGTCGTTTCGGTCTCTCTCCCTCTCGCTTTCCCCTTCACTCATCTTCCGCTTCCCGCCAAATTTCCAGCGCCAGCTCAGCACCAAGGCCCGCCGCAACTGCAGCAACATCGGCGTCGCTCAGATCGTCGCTGCGTCGTGGTCCAACAACtctccctcctcctcctccaccgCCGGAGCTCCGGCGTCACCGGCGGCCTCCGTCATTGATGCCGCTGCCTCCGCCACCCCGATCTCCCTCTCCCCCGCCGAGGTCGCCGGCGACGAGGACGTTGTCGTCGTTGCCGCCGCCGAGGAGGAGGAAGATGGAAACGGGACTGTACAGTTTAAGGGTTCCGTTGACACTTTTTCTTATTCTTCGTTAACAGATGCAAGCAAAACCATTCATGCCG CTGAAAGGTTAGGTCGGGGCATTGTGACTGATGCTATTACGACCCCTGTAGTGAACACTTCTGCATACTTCTTTAAGAAAACCGCTGATCTCATTGATTTCAAG GAAAAACGCCAAGTTAGTTTTGAATATGGACGCTATGGAAACCCAACTACCGTGGTTTTGGAGGAGAAGATAAG TGCACTGGAAGGTGCTGAATCAACTTTGATCATGGCATCAGGCATGTGTGCCAGCACAGTCCTGCTGATGGCACTGGTGCCGGCTGGTGGACATCTGGTGACCACCACAGATTGCTACAGGAAGACTAGGATTTTCATTGAAACCATCCTTCCAAAGATGGGAATTTCT GCCACCATAATTGATCCTGCTGATGTTGGTGCCTTGGAATCTGCATTGGAACAGCacaat GTTTCATTGTTCTTCACTGAGTCTCCTACAAATCCATTCCTCAGATGTGTTGATATTAAGCTGGTTTCAGAGCTCTGCCACAAAAAAGGCGCTCTGGTCTGCATTGATGGTACATTTGCCACACCGTTGAACCAGAAGGCCCTTGCCCTTGGAGCTGATCTTGTGGTGCACTCTGCAACTAAGTACATTGCTGGACATAATGAT GTCCTTGGTGGTTGCATAAGTGGTCCCGATAAGTTGGTTTCACAAATTCGTAATTTGCATCATGTTTTGGGTGGTACTCTTAATCCA AATGCTGCATACCTAATCATTAGAGGCATGAAAACGCTGCATCTTCGTGTACAGCAGCAGAATTCAACAGGGTTGAGGATGGCCAAAATTTTAGAGGCACATCCCAAG GTGAAGTGTGTCTACTATCCAGGCTTGCCAAGTCATCCCGAACATGAGCTTGCTAAAAGGCAGATGACTGGCTTTGGTGGTGTTGTCAGTTTTGAG ATTGATGGGGACCTAATGACCACCATAAAGTTTGTCGATTCGCTGAAAATTCCATATATAGCTCCATCCTTCGGTGGCTGTGAGAGCATTGTGGATCAACCTGCAATCATGTCTTACTG GGATCTTCCTCAATCTGAAAGGGCTAAGTATGGGATTCATGACAACTTGGTTCGGTTCAGCTTTGGAGTCGAAGACTTTGAAGATTTGAAGGATGATATCCTGCAGGCTCTGGAAGCCATATAG
- the LOC107621423 gene encoding uncharacterized protein LOC107621423, whose product MCFTVTLYDRHQSEYTVAETTPTGNFSLGSYRVFLKDHTCDCGHFQALHYACCHAIACCSHSRLNWASYVHEVYRMTEVFNVYKQGFFPPIPKDLWPPYAGPTIIPDPNMRHAREGRPKATRIRGSMDQSVENHPKRCALGRQLGHTRRNCDQ is encoded by the coding sequence ATGTGCTTCACCGTCACATTATACGACAGGCACCAATCGGAGTACACGGTGGCTGAGACCACACCGACCGGAAACTTCTCGCTAGGTAGCTATCGAGTTTTCCTTAAGGATCACACATGCGATTGTGGCCACTTTCAGGCGCTCCATTATGCATGTTGTCACGCCATTGCATGTTGCTCACACTCGCGCCTGAATTGGGCGTCATATGTTCACGAGGTGTATCGTATGACTGAGGTGTTCAACGTGTACAAGCAAGGTTTTTTTCCGCCTATCCCAAAAGACCTATGGCCCCCATATGCTGGACCGACAATCATTCCTGATCCTAACATGAGGCATGCTAGGGAAGGACGTCCGAAGGCAACCAGGATCCGTGGGAGCATGGATCAGTCTGTTGAGAACCACCCGAAGCGCTGTGCGCTCGGCCGTCAGCTTGGTCATACGCGCAGGAACTGTGACCAGTGA